From the genome of Halomonas sp. MCCC 1A13316, one region includes:
- the fabD gene encoding ACP S-malonyltransferase, translating into MTQPLALVFPGQGSQQVGMLRELAERYSVVRTTFEEAADALGYDLWKVVQEGPDEALNATACTQPALLTASVAIWRVWQELEGPRPGAMAGHSLGEYSAMVCAGVMGFADGVRLVRLRGEAMQEAVPVGRGGMAAILGLEAATVETACAEAAQNEVVAAVNYNAPGQVVIAGDKSAVERAIALCQEAGAKRAMPLPVSVPSHCALMRPAAERLKAAIADLDMRPPRYTVYQNVDAHAHADVETLRTRLVEQLYQPVRWTSCVEAMEAAGASVFIECGPGKVLTGLGKRIVKGSKGLAVNDPDSLEAALGLAREAVGQ; encoded by the coding sequence ATGACTCAACCCCTTGCCCTCGTCTTTCCCGGGCAAGGCTCCCAGCAGGTGGGTATGCTGCGGGAGCTGGCGGAACGCTATAGCGTCGTGCGGACGACCTTCGAAGAAGCCGCCGATGCGTTGGGCTACGACCTGTGGAAAGTGGTCCAGGAGGGGCCCGACGAGGCTCTGAACGCTACCGCCTGTACCCAGCCGGCGCTGCTGACGGCCAGTGTTGCCATCTGGCGTGTATGGCAGGAGCTGGAAGGCCCTCGCCCCGGTGCCATGGCGGGACATAGTCTGGGCGAATACAGTGCTATGGTGTGTGCTGGCGTCATGGGTTTCGCCGATGGCGTTCGTTTGGTGCGTTTGCGTGGCGAGGCGATGCAGGAGGCGGTTCCGGTCGGTCGGGGTGGCATGGCGGCCATCCTCGGGCTCGAGGCTGCCACCGTTGAAACAGCCTGCGCCGAGGCAGCGCAGAATGAGGTCGTGGCAGCGGTGAACTACAATGCCCCGGGGCAGGTGGTGATCGCTGGTGACAAGTCCGCCGTAGAGCGCGCCATCGCCCTGTGCCAGGAGGCGGGCGCCAAGCGTGCCATGCCGTTGCCGGTCTCGGTGCCTTCGCACTGTGCTTTGATGCGGCCGGCCGCCGAGCGACTCAAGGCTGCCATTGCCGACCTCGACATGCGTCCACCGCGCTATACCGTTTATCAGAACGTGGACGCCCATGCCCATGCCGATGTCGAGACATTGCGTACGCGGTTAGTCGAGCAGCTCTACCAGCCGGTGCGCTGGACTTCATGTGTCGAAGCGATGGAGGCGGCGGGTGCCTCGGTGTTCATCGAGTGCGGGCCGGGCAAAGTGCTTACCGGCCTCGGCAAACGCATCGTCAAAGGCAGCAAGGGGCTGGCGGTGAATGACCCCGACAGTCTTGAGGCAGCGCTCGGCCTGGCGCGCGAGGCGGTCGGTCAGTAA
- the fabG gene encoding 3-oxoacyl-ACP reductase FabG produces MSSERRIALVTGASRGIGQAIAHELGRQGRVVIGTATTESGAARIDEDLRAHGIEGAGRALDVTDQASVDAVIKSITEEFGAPTILVNNAGITRDNLLMRMKEDEWDAVLDTNLKSVYRVTKACLRGMTRARFGRIVSISSVVATMGNLGQTNYAAAKAGMEGFTRALAREVASRAITVNAVAPGFIATDMTRALPEEQHQALLTQIPLARLGEPGEIAAAVGFLASEGAGYITGETLQVNGGMNMR; encoded by the coding sequence ATGTCCAGCGAACGCAGAATCGCCTTGGTGACCGGTGCCAGCCGTGGCATTGGCCAGGCCATTGCTCATGAGCTTGGCCGGCAGGGGCGCGTAGTGATCGGTACCGCCACCACCGAGTCGGGTGCGGCCAGGATCGATGAAGACCTGCGTGCCCACGGTATCGAGGGGGCCGGCCGGGCACTCGATGTGACCGACCAGGCCAGTGTCGATGCCGTGATCAAGAGCATTACCGAGGAGTTCGGCGCGCCCACCATTCTGGTCAACAATGCCGGCATCACGCGTGACAATCTGCTGATGCGCATGAAGGAAGACGAATGGGATGCGGTGCTCGATACCAACCTCAAGTCAGTCTATCGGGTCACCAAGGCTTGCCTGCGCGGCATGACCCGAGCTCGCTTCGGTCGTATCGTCAGCATCAGTTCGGTCGTGGCGACCATGGGCAATCTCGGCCAGACCAACTATGCTGCCGCCAAGGCGGGCATGGAAGGCTTCACTCGCGCCCTGGCGCGTGAGGTGGCATCGCGAGCGATCACCGTCAACGCCGTGGCGCCTGGCTTCATTGCCACCGACATGACGCGGGCACTGCCCGAGGAGCAGCACCAGGCGCTGTTGACGCAGATTCCGCTGGCGCGCCTTGGTGAGCCCGGTGAGATCGCAGCTGCCGTCGGTTTCCTGGCGAGCGAGGGCGCCGGTTATATCACCGGCGAGACATTGCAGGTCAACGGTGGCATGAACATGCGTTGA
- the acpP gene encoding acyl carrier protein, whose protein sequence is MSTIEERVKKVVAERLNVKEEDIQNSSSFTEDLGADSLDTVELVMALEEEFDTEIPDEEAEKITTVQEAIDYVNAHQ, encoded by the coding sequence ATGAGCACCATCGAAGAGCGCGTGAAGAAGGTTGTGGCCGAGCGCCTGAATGTCAAGGAAGAGGATATCCAGAACAGCTCCTCCTTCACCGAGGACCTTGGCGCTGATTCCCTGGATACCGTCGAGCTGGTCATGGCGCTCGAAGAGGAATTCGATACCGAAATTCCCGATGAGGAAGCCGAGAAGATCACCACCGTTCAGGAAGCCATCGATTACGTCAACGCCCATCAGTAA
- the fabF gene encoding beta-ketoacyl-ACP synthase II yields the protein MMARRVVVTGLGLVTPVGNTVDESWENILAGNSGIAPIEHFDATGFNTRFGGSVKNFDISPYLNPKDARKMDLFIQYGVAAGAQAIKDAGIECSEENAERIGVAIGSGIGGLPMIEQNHNALQKGGARRISPFFVPGSIINMISGNLAIQHGFRGPNIAITTACTTGTHNIGYSARTIAYGDADVMICGGAEMATTPLGLGGFSAARALSTRNDDPQAASRPWDRDRDGFVLSDGAGVLVLEEYEHAKARGARIYAELTGFGMSDDAYHMTAPPEDGNGAALSMRNAIRDAGLDTSKVDYINAHGTSTPAGDLAETRAVKKVLGEEASSVAVSSTKSMIGHLLGAAGAVEAVFCILAIRDQVAPPTINLDNPQEGCDLDYVPHTAREMKIDVALSNSFGFGGTNGTLVFSRLR from the coding sequence CTGATGGCTCGTAGAGTTGTGGTGACCGGGCTGGGACTGGTCACGCCGGTGGGCAATACCGTCGATGAGAGCTGGGAAAATATCCTGGCCGGCAACAGCGGTATTGCCCCCATCGAGCATTTCGATGCTACCGGCTTCAACACTCGCTTCGGCGGTTCGGTCAAGAACTTCGACATCAGCCCGTACCTGAACCCGAAAGATGCGCGCAAAATGGACCTGTTCATTCAGTATGGGGTGGCAGCGGGAGCGCAAGCCATCAAGGATGCCGGTATCGAGTGCAGCGAGGAGAACGCTGAGCGTATCGGTGTCGCCATCGGTTCCGGTATCGGTGGGCTGCCAATGATCGAGCAGAACCACAATGCGCTCCAGAAGGGCGGTGCGCGCCGTATCTCGCCGTTCTTCGTACCCGGATCGATCATCAACATGATTTCCGGCAACCTGGCCATCCAGCATGGCTTCCGGGGCCCAAATATCGCCATTACCACCGCTTGTACTACCGGCACCCATAACATCGGCTACAGCGCACGCACCATCGCCTACGGCGATGCCGACGTGATGATCTGCGGCGGCGCCGAGATGGCCACCACGCCGCTGGGCCTGGGCGGATTTTCCGCAGCGCGGGCGCTGTCGACCCGCAACGACGATCCTCAGGCCGCCAGTCGTCCTTGGGATCGCGACCGCGACGGCTTCGTGCTGTCGGACGGCGCGGGCGTTCTGGTGCTCGAGGAGTACGAGCACGCCAAGGCGCGTGGCGCACGCATCTACGCCGAGCTGACCGGTTTCGGCATGAGCGACGATGCCTACCACATGACCGCACCGCCCGAGGACGGCAACGGGGCGGCGCTGTCCATGCGTAATGCCATACGCGATGCGGGCCTGGATACTTCGAAAGTCGACTACATCAATGCACATGGCACTTCGACCCCGGCCGGAGATCTGGCTGAGACCCGTGCGGTGAAAAAGGTGCTGGGTGAGGAAGCCTCTTCCGTGGCGGTGAGTTCCACCAAGTCGATGATCGGTCACCTGCTGGGCGCTGCCGGCGCCGTCGAAGCGGTCTTCTGCATTCTGGCAATTCGGGATCAGGTCGCACCGCCGACCATCAACCTGGACAATCCCCAGGAGGGCTGCGATCTCGACTACGTGCCGCATACGGCGCGTGAGATGAAGATCGACGTGGCGCTATCCAATTCGTTTGGCTTCGGGGGCACCAACGGTACCCTGGTGTTTTCCCGGCTGCGCTGA